GAGGAACTGGCCCCGCAAAAACCGCAGGGTGTGGTGAATTATCACGATCTGATTACCTTCGTCGACGATCGCCCCGGCCATGACTTACGTTATGCCATCGACGCGTCGAAAATCGCCCGCGAGCTGGGCTGGACGCCGCAGGAAACCTTCGAAAGCGGGATGCGAAAAACCGTTCAGTGGTATCTCGCCAATGAGGCCTGGTGGAAACCCGTGCAGGATGGCAGTTATCAGGGCGAACGCTTAGGACTGAAACGCTAAACGGCAGGTTCTTACTCCTGGAGGAGAAACGAATGAAAGGCATCATTCTGGCGGGAGGTTCCGGTACCCGGTTGCATCCCATTACGCGCGGCGTATCAAAGCGCCAGGGCTTCAAAATTGCCTGTCTGGAGGAGATTGCCTGGCGCAACGGCTGGCTGGATGATGATGGTTTGAAACGCGCCGCCAGTCAGCTTGAAAAAACCGGCTATGGCCAATATTTACTGGAGTTGCTCCGTGCCCGTCCGCGCCAGTATTGAACCGTTACTCTGGGAAAATACGTTCTTTGGCGTGAATAGCGGCATTGTGCGTATCGATGCCTCAGCGCCCGAATTAACGCCAGAAGCACTGCAGGCGTGGCAACGCGTGCAGGTAAAAGTGCCGGCTGAAAACATCGCCTGGCTGTCGGCGTTGCAATCGCTGGGATTCTCTTTGGTTGAAGGCGAGGTGGATTTTGCGTTGCCGGTAAAAGGGCATCGCGACCAGCATGGCGCGGAAATTGCACACCTTACGGACATTCCTGCTTTGCGTCAGTTGGCCGGAGAGGCGTTTACGCAGAGTCGTTTTCGCGCGCCGTGGTATGCGCCCGACGCCAGCGCCCGTTTTTACGCCCAGTGGATTGAGAATGCGGTACGCGGCACGTTTGATCACCAATGCCTGGTGCTTCGCACGGAGACAGGCGCTATCCGCGGTTACGTCTCGCTGCGGGAATTGAATGATACCGACGCGCGCATTGGCCTGTTGGCCGGACGCGGCGCGGGAGCGGAACTTATGCAGGCGGCGATCTGTTGGGCGCAGAGTCGCGGCAAAGCAACATTGCGGGTGGCGACCCAGTTGGGCAACACCGCCGCGCTTAAACGTTACATACAAAGCGGTGCCAACATCGAAAGCACTGCGTACTGGTTATACAGGTGACAACATGATTCCTTTTAATGCGCCGCCGGTGGTGGGAACCGAACTCGAATACATGCAGTCTGCAATGAGCAGCGGCAAACTGTGCGGCGACGGCGGCTTTACGCGTCGTTGCCAGCAGTGGCTGGAGCAACATTTCGGCAGCGCGAAGGTGTTGCTAACGCCTTCCTGTACCGCATCGCTGGAGATGGCGGCTCTGTTGTTGGATATTCAGCCCGGCGATGAAGTGATCATGCCGAGCTTTACGTTTGTCTCCACCGCTAACGCTTTTGTCCTGCGCGGCGCGAAAATTGTGTTTGTCGATATTCGTCCGGATACGATGAATATTGACGAAACGCTGATTGAGGCGGCGATTACTGATAAAACCCGCGCTATCGTGCCGGTACACTACGCTGGCGTCGCTTGTGAAATGGACGTCATCATGGCGCTGGCGGATAAGTATAATCTGTTCGTTGTCGAGGATGCCGCCCAGGGTGTGATGTCCACGTACAAAGGGCGCGCATTAGGGACGATCGGTCACATCGGCTGTTTTAGCTTCCATGAAACCAAAAATTACACCGCTGGCGGCGAAGGCGGCGCGACGCTGATCAACGATCGTACGCTAATTGAACGCGCGGAGATCATCCGCGAAAAAGGCACCAACCGT
This DNA window, taken from Salmonella enterica subsp. enterica serovar Typhimurium str. LT2, encodes the following:
- the rffH gene encoding glucose-1-phosphate thymidyl transferase (similar to E. coli glucose-1-phosphate thymidylyltransferase (AAC76794.1); Blastp hit to AAC76794.1 (293 aa), 95% identity in aa 240 - 24) gives rise to the protein MKGIILAGGSGTRLHPITRGVSKRQGFKIACLEEIAWRNGWLDDDGLKRAASQLEKTGYGQYLLELLRARPRQY
- the wecD gene encoding lipopolysaccharide biosynthesis protein (similar to E. coli orf, hypothetical protein (AAC76795.1); Blastp hit to AAC76795.1 (181 aa), 78% identity in aa 1 - 181) — protein: MQVKVPAENIAWLSALQSLGFSLVEGEVDFALPVKGHRDQHGAEIAHLTDIPALRQLAGEAFTQSRFRAPWYAPDASARFYAQWIENAVRGTFDHQCLVLRTETGAIRGYVSLRELNDTDARIGLLAGRGAGAELMQAAICWAQSRGKATLRVATQLGNTAALKRYIQSGANIESTAYWLYR
- the wecE gene encoding TDP-4-oxo-6-deoxy-D-glucose transaminase (similar to E. coli putative regulator (AAC76796.1); Blastp hit to AAC76796.1 (376 aa), 92% identity in aa 1 - 376); protein product: MIPFNAPPVVGTELEYMQSAMSSGKLCGDGGFTRRCQQWLEQHFGSAKVLLTPSCTASLEMAALLLDIQPGDEVIMPSFTFVSTANAFVLRGAKIVFVDIRPDTMNIDETLIEAAITDKTRAIVPVHYAGVACEMDVIMALADKYNLFVVEDAAQGVMSTYKGRALGTIGHIGCFSFHETKNYTAGGEGGATLINDRTLIERAEIIREKGTNRSQFFRGQVDKYTWRDIGSSYLMSDLQAAYLWAQLEAADRINQQRLSLWQTYYDALTPLARAGRFELPSIPENCGHNAHMFYIKLRDIADRSALINFLKEAEIMAVFHYIPLHDCPAGDKFGEFIGDDVYTTKESERLLRLPLFYNLAPVDQRTVITTLLNYFS